tgttaacgaaataaactttactcgttttttcatcataaaaataggatcgaaatcatgtttttttaaccaatcataattaagtattaaacaaaagattttttttttaaccaattaaattgcgtatcggcgttttcggatcgaattcgatccgatttttttacttataaacaaaaagttttgacttgcagtttaatgcttatttacaagttaagtagcaaaaatttttaaccatgtctgacgcagcagctaaaggaggaaaacaggcacctaaagtagccaagaaaggtgaaaaaagagccggcaaaaaaggaggaaagattggtggaactggtgaaaagaaacgcaagagaaagagaaaggaaagttatgctatttacatctacaatgttttgaaacaagttcacccagatgtcggagtttcaagcaaagctatgagcatcatgaactcatttgtcaacgacatct
This is a stretch of genomic DNA from Hydractinia symbiolongicarpus strain clone_291-10 chromosome 9, HSymV2.1, whole genome shotgun sequence. It encodes these proteins:
- the LOC130656743 gene encoding histone H2B, gonadal-like; this encodes MSDAAAKGGKQAPKVAKKGEKRAGKKGGKIGGTGEKKRKRKRKESYAIYIYNVLKQVHPDVGVSSKAMSIMNSFVNDIFERIASEASRLALQNKKSTISSREIQTAVRLLLPGELAKHAVSEGTKAVTKYTSSK